A part of Plasmodium coatneyi strain Hackeri chromosome 8, complete sequence genomic DNA contains:
- a CDS encoding SICA antigen, with product YFFLGKRKRRRYKRAHQVRGPPSLGEQRLAHVDDQADGPQEYILVKKRRQPRSAPTGKTKRPKKRVDRRDVRRRMIIDIHLEVLDECQREDKQLFQKDFFEILIREFIGSEFMKEENVPKEEFVPKECVPKKSVPMEEVPRSDSGFRKGGLLFEECEREENVHNKELYLDHLLQNERATMEDFKYFTEFLVEWIKVKNYRTSGDYDKIWNDLEKIFEDAMKNVFSDLTIINNLCSGEVQDGEKKNFSPEDKELCKTMVKILLYINGIRIAEYHNIKGIKSAPSHEQIDSYFRCIVGRIIMIKWLGGHCSRHKVAETVLSAVKGWGGMSTMQDVHKKCAGLDFINMGIGGKYLWPQMEEWAQEKKQDKKSTYVRNGIVNLETRKNKGTKCTKPRKGQKSEPSNTEDDVKNLTELFGVDSEDQLDELVEDEDKWPKTDVTEALQLIEKERGGNDSWDQDMYRKLQSKLGELFQKKMEEHEKQKAAKQAAVSQAGDEDCTSHEKTLCARAQCATVNWFKDRKTDAGVKLDWCTFWGENDVGKLLKELSKAITDTNTGDSGICKDVGKTDGTLHKEANRKSCEYIVKGLEYIYKIGKSGGWTKNDPDQQNKMERNQQFGQTMSCFLLNAYADQLIEKGKDCGITEQRIGEMFTKGKGLYSTLCAKDTNCVECKRDDSYKKCTLSVNEAIYEKRDKCKEYKDNIENKVKEILNNDDRVKRTLNSICRDCTQKDKTLCQRLDCIAHNWFEDRIGNSGNKQTWCEFWNPDVKKRLKEISEKMVTGSATMDSLCEGTVGKTTTLNASGKKACQYIFAGLKGIYGMKENANEPNKKKARNNRLTEQTMYCLFLNAYADMLIEKTKGKVCPVTENEIKDMFDKGNENMTTWCVQKKDDGKDDCVKCTRDKSYESCKLDVDNDLWDRNSGCLEGKENVKKKVEELLDPNKNTEPKVKEVQDAISSLNNKVSLCNRVKCIYYRWGENRRAGGIGEPPWNQFWEPDVKKRLNELSEAITGTNVTHESLCEDIEEKDGTPSAARKKACNFIVKGLEHIYKIERGTDGQNQQKKDDNLIFHRTFSCILLNALADEMEQKCPKKKDDIKKGITHAFTKSEHIKSTTFPCNTQGDMCPLCTQDNSYKDCKIKDRDGDTIKKRFDEMLDPNKNTDTKVKQALNTIYNICPKDTKESSASSSVARSDDLPEPAPGPVPSPTPAPDAPVPASPGPPPINSHTEPTGKADIIDTEDGIIVNGVKLTFNDPKISSTGSGYNEDSKYDSGTWSVTDNAATTTVHNATPAVISGPGPIGPNPADSQTPSTGTDTQTPSGSASSGTVTPTPGQRTPVVPGAGVPGAVSPAATAGGGGAGGGGGSSSGNQNTGNPRPGSTGTWNPGSSGPGSTGHQSPGSSGPGSTGTWKPGSSGPGSSGSGSTGTWNPGSSGSGSTGTWNPGSSGTGSTGTWNPGSSGTGSTGTWNPGSSGSGSTRPQGPPPPGRPQGPPQQGGNKPQGPPLSTHATAAVVPLPRAVPVSNPIEPSDFTPYLPTIPVLIGTSVITYLLWKYFFLGRRRKRYRRTHQVRGSSSLQEQLVAHVDDQADGPHEYILVKERRQPRSTPQKRGKQVGKRGVGHRTIIDIHLEVLDECQKGDLHSTKEDFFEILVQEFMGSQFIKEESVPKEEGQSLDFGF from the exons taCTTTTTCCTcggcaaaagaaaaagacgacgttacaaaagagctcatcaagtacgtggtcctccGTCCTTAGGAGAACAACGCCTTGCTCATGTGGACGATcaggcagatggtccacaaGAATATATCTTAGTAAAAAAACGTagacaaccaagatctgctCCAACGGGAAAAACGAAGAGGCCAAAAAAACGTGTAGATCGACGTGatgtacgtcgccgcatgattattgatattcatttagaagtcttagacgaatgtcaaagggAGGACAAACAATTGTTTCAGaaggacttttttgaaattttgatTCGGGAGTTTATTGGAAGCGAAtttatgaaagaagaaaatgttcctaaggaagaatttgttcctaaggaatgtgttcctaagaaaagtgttcctatggaagaggttccacgttcagattccgggtttaggaaAGGaggacttt TATTTGAGGAgtgtgaaagggaagaaaatgtccaTAATAAAGAATTgtatttagatcatttattacaaaatg AGAGGGCCACCATGGAGGACTTCAAGTATTTTACGGAGTTTTTAGTAGAATggataaaagtgaaaaactaCAGGACCTCAGGGGATTAT GATAAAATATGGAATGACTTGGAGAAAATATTCGAAGATGCCATGAAGAATGTGTTTAGTGATCTAACAATAATTAATAATCTGTGTAGTGGAGAAGTGCAAGacggggagaagaaaaatttcagcCCCGAAGACAAAGAATTATGTAAAACAAtggtaaaaatattattatacattaaTGGAATAAGAATAGCAGAGTATCAtaatataaaaggaataaaaagtgcTCCAAGCCATGAGCAGATTGATTCCTATTTTAGATGTATAGTAGGAAGAATAATTATGATAAAATGGTTGGGGGGTCACTGTAGTAGGCATAAAGTTGCAGAAACTGTTTTAAGTGCTGTAAAAGGCTGGGGAGGTATGAGTACAATGCAGGATGTCCATAAGAAATGTGCAGGATTGGATTTTATTAATATGGGAATTGGGGGGAAATATCTTTGgccccaaatggaagaatgggcacaggaaaagaaacaagataaaaaaagtacttaTGTGAGAAATGGTATAGTTAATCTGGAGACCAGGAAAAATAAGGGGACGAAATGTACCAAACCGAGGAAGGGGCAGAAGTCAGAACCCTCCAATACAGAGGACgatgttaaaaatttaacgGAATTATTTGGTGTAGACAGTGAGGATCAGTTGGACGAATTAGTTGAAGATGAGGATAAATGGCCTAAGACAGATGTGACAGAAGCTTTACAattaatagaaaaagaaagagggggaaatgaTAGTTGGGACCAAGATATGTATAGGAAACTACAAAGTAAACTAGGGGAACTATTtcagaagaaaatggaagaacatGAAAAGCAGAAGGCAGCAAAACAAGCAGCAGTTAGTCAAGCAG GTGATGAGGACTGCACCAGCCATGAAAAAACCTTATGTGCACGTGCTCAATGTGCAACAGTAAATTGGTTTAAGGACAGGAAAACTGATGCCGGGGTGAAGCTGGACTGG tgtacattttggggGGAGAACGACGTCGGAAAATTGTTGAAGGAACTTTCTAAAGCTATAACCGATACAAATACAGGAGACAGCGGTATATGCAAAGACGTTGGGAAGACAGATGGTACACTACATAAGGAAGCAAACAGAAAATCTTGTGAATACATTGTTAAAGGTttagaatacatatataagattGGGAAATCTGGGGGTTGGACGAAGAATGATCCTGACCAACAAAATAAGATGGAACGTAACCAACAATTTGGTCAAACTATGTCATGCTTTCTACTGAACGCTTATGCAGATCAACTTAtcgagaaggggaaggactGTGGTATTACGGAGCAAAGAATAGGGGAAATGTTCACTAAAGGAAAGGGTCTTTACTCAACTCTGTGTGCGAAGGACACTAATTGTGTTGAATGTAAAAGGGATGATAGTTATAAAAAGTGCACACTGAGCGTGAACGAAgcaatatatgaaaaaagggataagTGCAAAGAATACAAAGATAATATAGAAaacaaagtaaaagaaattcTTAATAATGATGACAGAGTAAAACGAACTCTGAACAGCATAT GCAGAGATTGCACCCAGAAGGATAAAACCTTATGTCAACGTTTGGACTGTATAGCACATAATTGGTTCGAGGACAGAATAGGTAACAGCGGGAATAAGCAGACCTGG TGTGAATTTTGGAATCCGGACGTCAAGAAGAGACTGAAGGAAATATCTGAGAAAATGGTGACGGGGAGTGCAACCATGGATTCACTGTGCGAGGGCACTGTTGGAAAGACCACTACACTGAATGCATCAGGGAAGAAAGCATGTCAATACATTTTTGCAGGTTTAAAGGGCATTTATGGCATGAAGGAGAATGCGAATGAGCCAAACAAGAAGAAAGCAAGGAATAATCGACTAACAGAACAAACCATGTACTGTCTATTCCTGAATGCGTACGCAGATATGCTTATAGAGAAAACGAAGGGAAAAGTCTGTCCTGTCacagaaaatgaaataaaagatatgtttgataaaggaaatgaaaatatgaCCACTTGGTgtgtccaaaaaaaggacgatgGTAAGGATGATTGCGTTAAATGTACAAGGGATAAAAGTTATGAAAGTTGCAAGTTAGACGTGGATAATGACCTATGGGATCGGAACAGTGGGTGCCTGGAAGGCAAAgagaatgtgaaaaaaaaagtggaagaactgCTCGACCCAAATAAGAACACGGAAccaaaagtgaaggaagttcAGGATGCTATAAGTTCTTTAAATAATAAGGTCTCCTTATGTAATCGTGTGAAATGTATCTACTATAGGTGGGGTGAAAACAGGAGAGCTGGAGGTATAGGAGAGCCACCTTGG AACCAATTCTGGGAGCCCGATGTCAAAAAGAGATTGAATGAACTGTCTGAAGCTATAACGGGAACGAATGTAACTCACGAAAGTTTATGTGAAGACATTGAGGAAAAAGATGGAACACCTTCAgcagcaagaaaaaaagcatgtaATTTTATTGTTAAGGGCttagaacatatatataaaattgaaaGGGGCACTGACGGCCAGAATCAACAGAAGAAAGACGATAACCTCATATTCCACCGAACTTTCTCTTGTATCCTACTCAATGCATTGGCAGATGAAATGGAGCAAAAgtgtccaaaaaagaaggatgacataaaaaaaggcataacgCATGCCTTCACTAAGAGTGAACATATTAAAAGTACAACATTTCCATGCAATACTCAAGGTGATATGTGTCCTTTGTGCACTCAGGATAATAGCTATAAAGattgcaaaataaaggatagAGATGGggatacaataaaaaaaagattcgACGAGATGCTGGACCCAAATAAGAACACGGACACAAAAGTAAAGCAAGCTCTGAatacaatatataatatatgtccGAAGGATACGAAAGAATCCTCAGCAAGTAGTTCAGTGGCCAGAAGTGATGACCTCCCTGAACCAGCACCAGGACCAGTACCATCACCAACACCAGCACCCGATGCTCCCGTACCCGCATCACCAGGACCACCACCAATTAACTCGCATACAGAACCAACAGGTAAGGCAGACATTATTGATACTGAGGATGGTATTATTGTTAATGGTGTTAAACTCACTTTTAATGACCCCAAAATAAGTTCTACTGGTAGTGGTTATAATGAAGACAGTAAGTACGATAGTGGTACATGGTCTGTTACAGATAATGCTGCGACGACCACTGTTCATAATGCTACTCCTGCTGTTATTTCAGGTCCAGGTCCTATAGGTCCAAATCCAGCAGACTCCCAAACTCCAAGCACAGGAACAGACACTCAAACTCCTTCAGGATCAGCTTCCTCCGGCACAGTAACTCCAACTCCAGGCCAAC GTACCCCAGTAGTACCAGGTGCAGGGGTTCCCGGAGCTGTTAGTCCTGCTGCTACTGCTGGGGGAGGTGGTGCTGGTGGGGGTGGGGGTAGTTCCAGCGGTAACCAGAACACTGGTAATCCAAGACCAggttctacaggaacttggaacccaggttcttctggtccTGGTAGTACTGGACACCAGTCTCCTGGTTCCTCCGGTCCTGGTAGTactggaacctggaaacCCGGATCCTCTggtccaggttcttctggttccggttccACAGGAAcgtggaacccaggttcgtCTGGTTCTGGCAGTACTGGaacttggaatccaggttcatctggtaccggttctactggaacctggaatccaggttcttccggtaccGGTTCCACAGGAACGTGGAATcctggttcttctggttctgGTAGTACTAGACCACAGGGACCACCTCCTCCAGGGAGACCTCaaggaccaccacaacaaggtGGTAACAAACCCCAAGGTCCACCACTATCAACACATGCAACAGCAGCAGTAGTACCGTTACCTAGAGCTGTTCCAGTTAGTAACCCCATAGAACCGTCTGAttttaccccataccttcctacaattCCCGTTCTAATTGGTACTTCTGTCATAacttatctcctttggaag tattttttcctcggtagaagaagaaaacgttacaggaGAACTCATCAAGTGCgtggttcttcttccttacaaGAACAACTCGTtgctcatgtggacgaccaggcagatggcccacatgaatatattttagtaaaggaacgcagacaaccaagatcAACACCACAGAAAAGAGGGAAACAAGTTGGTAAGCGTGGTGTAGGTCATCGCactattattgatattcatttagaagttttagacgaatgtcaaaaaggggacctgcattcgacgaaggaagacttttttgaaattttggttcaagaatttatgggaagtcaatttataaaggaggaaagtgttcctaaggaagagggtCAAAGTTTAGATTTCGggttttag
- a CDS encoding 40S ribosomal protein S15a: MVRMSVLADCLKTINNAEKRGRRQVLIRPSSKVVVKFLQYMQKKGYIGNFEIVDDHRSGKIVVNLLGRINKCAVISPRYDVKLEEIEKIITNILPSRLFGHLILTTPYGIMDHEEARRKHTGGKVLGFFF; the protein is encoded by the exons ATGGTTCGAATGAGCGTATTGGCTGATTGCCTGAAAACAATTAACAACGCAGAGAAGAGAGGAAGGCGGCAGGTGTTGATAAGGCCCTCCTCCAAAGTGGTCGTGAAGTTCCTACAGTACATGCAGAAGAAGGGCTACATTGGAAACTTTGAAATTGTAGATGACCACCGATCGGGAAAAATTGTGGTCAACCTGCTTGGACGAATAAACAAGTGTGCTGTCATATCACCAAG GTACGACGTGAAGCTGGAAGAAATCGAAAAAATCATTACCAACATTCTACCCAGTAGACTCTTCGGTCACTTAATCCTGACCACCCCCTACGGAATTATGGACCACGAGGAAGCTAGAAGAAAACACACCGGTGGAAAGGTCCttggatttttcttttaa